One window of the Hippocampus zosterae strain Florida chromosome 8, ASM2543408v3, whole genome shotgun sequence genome contains the following:
- the ddr2a gene encoding discoidin domain-containing receptor 2, whose protein sequence is MKHPRDVRLSLLILLSSLTSVSSQVNPGVCRYPLGMSGGQIQDEDISASSQWSESTAARYGRLNFEEGDGAWCPEITVEPDNLKEFLQIDLRSLHFITLVGTQGRHAGGIGNEFAQMYKIKYSRDGSRWISWRNRQGKQVIEGNRNAYDIVLKDLEPPVVARFVRFMPVTDHSMNVCMRVELYGCEWLDGLVSYNAPAGQQMNIPEHVVYLNDSVYDGAIIYSMTEGLGQLTDGVCGLDDFTESHVYNVWPGYDYVGWSNQSFPGGYVEIMFEFDRIRNFTTMMVHCNNMFTHNVKAFQHVVCYFRSESDWEATPLAFSPSVDDEDPGARFVPVPLANHMASAIKCQFYFADVWLLFSEITFQSDTAMYNTTLTPPKAGLPPIIQPEDDPTHKVDDSTTRILIGCLVAIIFILVAIIVIILWRQVWQKMLQKSETFAYSHNQSSGGTSEQESSSTYERIFPLGPDYQEPSRLICKLPEFAQNSEEPASSSTVVQDGVPHYAEADIVALQGVTGSNMYAIPALAMDLLSGKDMAVEEFPRKLLTFKEKLGEGQFGEVHLCEAEGIQEFMNKEFLFDVPEEATVLVAVKMLRSDASKNARNDFLKEIKIMSRLKDPNIVRLLAVCIYSDPLCMITEYMENGDLNQFLSRHEPEGQLALLSNAATVSFGNLCYMAAQIASGMKYLSSLNFVHRDLATRNCLVGKNFTIKIADFGMSRNLYSGDYYRIQGRAVLPIRWMSWESILLGKFTTASDMWAFAVTLWEILNFCKEQPYSQLTDEQVIENTGEFFRDQKRQIYLPQPVLCPDSLYKVMLDCWRRNAKERPSFQEIHRVLLEIQP, encoded by the exons GTGTGTGTCGGTACCCCTTGGGAATGTCTGGAGGACAGATTCAGGATGAGGACATCTCCGCCTCCAGCCAGTGGTCCGAATCCACCGCTGCTCGATATGGCAG ATTGAACTTCGAAGAGGGCGATGGCGCCTGGTGTCCAGAGATCACGGTGGAGCCGGATAACCTGAAGGAGTTCCTGCAGATTGACTTGCGCTCACTCCACTTCATCACCCTGGTGGGCACCCAGGGTCGCCACGCCGGCGGCATCGGGAACGAGTTCGCCCAGATGTATAAGATCAAGTACAGCCGCGATGGCAGTCGCTGGATCTCGTGGAGAAACCGGCAGGGCAAGCAG GTGATTGAGGGGAACAGGAACGCCTACGACATCGTGCTGAAGGACCTCGAGCCCCCCGTCGTCGCTCGATTCGTACGCTTCATGCCCGTCACAGACCACTCCATGAATGTCTGCATGAGGGTGGAGCTGTACGGCTGCGAATGGCTGG ATGGGTTGGTGTCATACAACGCTCCGGCGGGCCAGCAGATGAATATACCCGAGCACGTCGTCTACCTCAATGACTCTGTCTACGATGGAGCCATCATCTACAG TATGACAGAGGGCTTGGGCCAGCTGACGGATGGCGTGTGCGGACTGGACGATTTCACAGAGAGCCACGTGTACAACGTGTGGCCCGGCTACGACTACGTGGGTTGGAGCAATCAGAGTTTCCCTGGCGGATACGTGGAGATCATGTTTGAGTTTGACCGCATAcgaaatttcaccacaatgaTG GTTCACTGCAACAACATGTTCACCCACAACGTTAAGGCCTTCCAGCACGTGGTCTGCTACTTCCGCTCCGAGTCAGACTGGGAGGCCACGCCACTCGCCTTCAGTCCCTCGGTGGACGACGAGGACCCCGGCGCGCGCTTCGTCCCCGTCCCGTTGGCCAATCATATGGCTAGTGCCATCAAGTGCCAGTTCTACTTTGCAGACGTCTGGCTGTTGTTTAGCGAGATCACCTTCCAGTCAG ATACTGCCATGTATAACACAACGCTGACTCCTCCCAAGGCAGGACTTCCGCCCATCATCCAGCCTG AGGATGACCCAACTCATAAAGTGGACGACAGCACTACGCGCATTCTGATCGGCTGTCTGGTGGCCATCATTTTCATCCTGGTggccatcatcgtcatcatcctgtGGAGGCAGGTGTGGCAGAAGATGTTGCAGAAG AGCGAGACCTTCGCCTACAGTCACAACCAGTCGAGCGGCGGCACCAGTGAACAAGAGTCCAGCTCCACCTACGAGCGCATCTTCCCGCTGGGCCCAGACTATCAGGAGCCCTCACGGCTTATATGCAAGCTGCCCGAATTCGCACAGAACTCAGAGGAACCTG CTTCCAGCAGCACGGTGGTCCAAGACGGTGTGCCACACTATGCTGAGGCGGACATCGTCGCCTTGCAGGGAGTGACCGGCAGCAACATGTACGCCATCCCGGCACTCGCCATGGACTTGCTCTCCGGGAAGGACATGGCGGTTGAGGAGTTCCCGAGGAAGCTGCTCACGTTCAAAGAGAAGCTGGGAGAGGGGCAATTCGGAGAG gtgcacctatGCGAGGCAGAGGGAATtcaggagtttatgaataaagaGTTTTTATTTGACGTGCCAGAAGAAGCGACAGTTTTAGTGGCGGTGAAGATGCTGCGGTCAGATGCGAGCAAAAATGCAAG GAACGACTTCTTGAAAGAGATCAAGATCATGTCTCGCCTGAAGGACCCCAACATCGTTCGCCTGTTGGCCGTGTGCATCTACAGCGACCCCTTGTGCATGATCACAGAATACATGGAGAACGGAGACCTCAACCAGTTTTTGTCCCGCCATGAGCCAGAGGGACAGTTGGCGCTACTCAGCAACGCGGCCACAGTCAG TTTCGGCAACCTGTGCTACATGGCTGCCCAGATAGCGTCGGGCATGAAGTACCTCTCCTCGCTCAACTTTGTGCACCGCGACCTGGCCACGCGCAACTGTCTGGTGGGCAAAAACTTCACCATCAAAATTGCCGACTTTGGCATGAGCAGGAACCTGTACAGTGGCGACTACTACCGCATCCAAGGCCGAGCGGTGTTGCCCATCCGCTGGATGTCCTGGGAGAGCATTCTACTG GGGAAGTTCACCACAGCGAGTGACATGTGGGCCTTCGCGGTCACCCTGTGGGAGATATTGAATTTCTGCAAGGAGCAGCCTTACTCGCAGCTCACCGACGAGCAAGTCATTGAAAACACGGGAGAGTTCTTCAGAGATCAGAAAAGACAG ATTTACCTACCACAGCCTGTTCTATGCCCAGACTCGCTCTACAAAGTCATGCTGGACTGCTGGAGGAGGAACGCCAAGGAAAGGCCGTCCTTTCAGGAAATACACAGAGTCCTCCTGGAAATACAACCATAG